One window of Phycisphaeraceae bacterium genomic DNA carries:
- a CDS encoding AIM24 family protein, with protein MSRFSIEQFVEKTSERDHGQGFFELENERLLEVNISSLVWMKKGAMVAYRGDIKFEREGILEQGLGKLIKKGLTGEGAQLTKATGTGKLYLADEGKKISILELTSDSIFVNGNDLLAFEDGIQWDIKMMRKLSAIAAGGLFNVKLDGSGLIAITTHYDPITLVVTPDSPIVTDPNATVAWSGTLTPELKTDLQLKSFLGRGSGESFQMRFAGTGFVVVQPYEEIAFQHTTG; from the coding sequence ATGTCTCGTTTCTCCATCGAACAGTTTGTTGAGAAGACATCAGAACGCGACCACGGTCAAGGGTTCTTCGAGCTTGAAAATGAGCGACTGCTCGAGGTGAATATCAGCAGTCTGGTGTGGATGAAAAAGGGTGCGATGGTTGCATATCGCGGCGACATCAAGTTCGAGCGTGAGGGGATCCTTGAACAGGGGCTGGGCAAGTTGATTAAGAAAGGATTAACCGGCGAGGGCGCGCAACTGACAAAGGCGACCGGGACTGGAAAACTCTATCTCGCTGACGAGGGCAAGAAGATCTCGATACTTGAACTGACCAGCGACTCAATCTTCGTAAACGGCAACGATCTGCTGGCATTTGAGGACGGTATCCAATGGGATATCAAGATGATGCGGAAACTCTCTGCGATTGCAGCGGGTGGATTATTCAACGTCAAACTGGATGGCTCAGGGCTTATTGCGATCACGACTCATTACGATCCAATCACATTGGTTGTCACGCCCGACAGTCCGATTGTCACCGATCCAAACGCAACAGTGGCGTGGTCGGGTACGCTGACACCCGAACTGAAGACGGATCTGCAACTCAAATCATTTCTTGGTCGAGGAAGCGGCGAATCGTTTCAGATGCGATTTGCGGGCACAGGCTTTGTCGTTGTGCAGCCGTACGAGGAGATCGCATTTCAACACACAACCGGATGA
- a CDS encoding DUF4332 domain-containing protein produces MANYKITDIEGIGPTFGEKLTAAGINDTDTLLKECASASGRKGVAEKTGITESMLLKWANMADLYRITGVGSEYSELLHEAGVDTVPELAQRNAANLTASMLEVNEKRNLTRKPPTETSVQKWIDEAKTLAKVITH; encoded by the coding sequence ATGGCAAACTACAAGATCACCGACATCGAAGGCATTGGGCCGACATTCGGAGAGAAGCTGACAGCTGCTGGTATCAATGATACAGACACGCTGCTGAAAGAGTGCGCGTCTGCTTCAGGGCGCAAGGGTGTTGCTGAGAAGACGGGGATCACAGAATCCATGTTGCTCAAGTGGGCAAACATGGCAGACCTCTATCGCATCACGGGTGTAGGATCGGAGTACTCGGAACTGCTGCATGAAGCTGGTGTCGACACGGTTCCCGAACTTGCCCAGCGCAATGCAGCAAACCTGACAGCTTCAATGCTTGAAGTGAACGAAAAACGCAACCTCACCCGCAAGCCACCGACTGAGACATCGGTTCAGAAGTGGATTGATGAAGCAAAGACGCTTGCAAAGGTCATCACACACTAA
- a CDS encoding CoA transferase subunit A: MAHKVCPTATEALADLKDRGILYDGCTVMVGGFGLCGIPEHLITALRDTGIKELTCISNNAGVDDFGLGLLLQTRQIKKMISSYVGENATFEKQFLGGELEIEFNPQGTLAERIRAGGAGIPAFYTATGAGTDIAKGKESRLLLPPAAHARINKDTFREREFILETGLYADLALVKAHTADPFGNLVYNMTARNFNPMMATAAAFVVAEVDELTDLGNIAPDRVHTPGNYIDRVVKTVSEKRIEQRTTSNS, from the coding sequence ATGGCTCACAAAGTCTGTCCCACCGCTACCGAAGCACTTGCAGATCTCAAGGATCGGGGCATCCTCTATGACGGATGTACTGTCATGGTTGGTGGATTCGGTTTGTGCGGAATTCCGGAGCACCTCATCACCGCGCTGCGCGACACCGGCATCAAGGAACTCACCTGCATCTCCAACAATGCTGGCGTTGATGACTTTGGGCTTGGGCTCCTCCTCCAGACACGCCAGATCAAAAAAATGATTTCCAGCTATGTTGGAGAGAACGCGACATTCGAGAAGCAGTTTCTTGGTGGAGAACTTGAGATCGAGTTCAACCCGCAGGGGACACTCGCGGAACGAATCCGTGCAGGCGGTGCCGGAATACCCGCGTTTTACACTGCAACCGGCGCAGGGACGGATATTGCGAAAGGCAAGGAATCACGTCTGCTTCTTCCGCCGGCAGCTCATGCTCGCATCAACAAAGACACATTCCGCGAACGCGAGTTTATTCTCGAAACTGGGCTTTATGCGGATCTTGCGCTCGTCAAAGCACACACAGCCGATCCGTTCGGCAATCTTGTGTACAACATGACCGCTCGCAACTTCAACCCCATGATGGCAACGGCTGCAGCATTTGTTGTTGCAGAGGTAGATGAACTCACCGACCTGGGCAACATTGCACCGGATCGGGTCCATACGCCTGGTAACTATATAGATCGAGTTGTAAAGACTGTCAGCGAGAAACGCATCGAACAGCGCACCACCAGCAATAGCTGA
- a CDS encoding pyruvate, phosphate dikinase encodes MANKKTTKSSTASKSTTKRTHPAGSKTTSKKKVAKKTSSSEGSKPNPGKFVYYFGKTRTDGSADMKLLLGGKGANLADMTRIGLPVPPGFTITTETCAKYNEGGKRLPHGLMNEAQMTISLLEKETGKVFGDKDNPLLMSVRSGAAVSMPGMMDTILNLGLTDESVEGLARATGNRRFAYDAYRRLINMFGDVVMGVPHETFEHAFDKIKKKFKVKDDTEVPEEGLVQLCEEYKRVYRLGTSQDFPQNPNKQLELAIEAVFKSWDSDKAQSYRRIEGISGLVGTAVNVQTMVFGNMGDDSGTGVAFTRNPSTGENKFYGEFLINAQGEDVVAGIRTPEPVDDMPRWNKRVYDQLLKIKNTLESHYRDMQDIEFTIERGTLYMLQTRTGKRTGAAAVRVACDMVRERLIEEKEAVLRVNADSLTQMLLPSFDVKEKAKASVLTRGLPASPGAAVGYPAFTAEEAVERARKGESVILVRPETSPEDVDGMNSAKGILTSTGGMTSHAAVVARGWGKCCVAGASALHIDAKKGTFEVGGKKFTRKDIISIDGSTGEVISGELKRVEPELSGDFTKLMRWADKYRKIGVRTNADTPADAKRARAFGAEGIGLCRTEHMFFEGPRIRAMRQMILADTRAARVDALEKLLPMQREDFVEIFTAMKGLPVTVRLLDPPLHEFLPHEADAQKELAGLLRMPVAAVKQRVEQLHEMNPMLGHRGCRLSISYPEILEMQVRAIAEACIECANGKVKAMPEIMHPLVGTKQELTILRRETERVIEEVRKEFEYSGRLNIKIGTMIEIPRAALTANEIADVADFFSFGTNDLTQLTFGYSRDDSGSFLPSYLAQDILPQDPFQSLDISGVGQLVEMGLTKGRAVKNELKVGICGEHGGDPASVKFCHRLGMDYVSCSPFRVPIARLAAAQAALEDEKD; translated from the coding sequence ATGGCCAACAAGAAGACGACGAAGAGCTCAACCGCCTCGAAGTCCACAACCAAACGAACACATCCTGCCGGTTCGAAGACCACATCTAAAAAGAAGGTAGCGAAGAAGACATCCTCCTCCGAAGGTTCCAAACCGAACCCCGGAAAGTTTGTGTACTACTTCGGAAAAACCCGGACCGATGGCTCGGCTGACATGAAGCTTCTGCTTGGTGGCAAGGGAGCCAACCTCGCAGATATGACGCGGATTGGGCTGCCAGTGCCTCCAGGGTTCACCATTACGACTGAGACGTGTGCAAAGTACAACGAGGGTGGCAAGCGACTTCCTCATGGTCTGATGAATGAAGCGCAGATGACCATCAGCCTGCTTGAAAAAGAAACGGGCAAGGTGTTCGGCGACAAGGACAATCCGCTGCTGATGTCTGTTCGTTCGGGTGCTGCGGTATCCATGCCGGGCATGATGGACACGATTCTGAATCTTGGCCTGACTGATGAGAGCGTCGAGGGGCTTGCCCGGGCAACGGGGAATCGTCGGTTTGCGTATGACGCGTACCGCAGACTCATCAACATGTTCGGTGATGTCGTGATGGGGGTCCCGCACGAGACCTTTGAGCATGCCTTTGACAAGATCAAGAAGAAGTTCAAGGTGAAGGACGACACCGAGGTCCCCGAGGAGGGGCTTGTGCAACTCTGCGAGGAGTACAAGCGTGTGTACCGTCTCGGCACAAGCCAGGATTTTCCGCAGAATCCGAACAAGCAGCTTGAACTCGCAATCGAAGCAGTATTCAAGTCGTGGGATTCGGACAAGGCGCAGTCATATCGGCGCATCGAGGGTATCTCGGGCCTTGTCGGTACCGCTGTCAATGTCCAGACGATGGTGTTTGGCAACATGGGAGATGATTCGGGCACAGGCGTTGCGTTTACGCGCAATCCTTCCACTGGTGAGAACAAGTTCTACGGCGAGTTCCTGATCAACGCGCAGGGTGAAGATGTTGTTGCAGGTATTCGCACACCGGAGCCTGTCGATGACATGCCGCGCTGGAACAAACGCGTGTACGACCAGTTGTTAAAGATCAAGAACACCCTTGAATCGCACTATCGCGACATGCAGGATATCGAGTTTACGATCGAGCGTGGCACGTTATACATGCTCCAGACTCGCACCGGCAAGCGCACCGGCGCTGCTGCTGTACGAGTCGCGTGTGACATGGTGCGAGAGCGGCTGATCGAAGAGAAGGAGGCGGTGCTCCGTGTCAACGCCGACTCGCTTACTCAGATGCTGCTCCCGTCCTTTGATGTGAAGGAAAAAGCAAAGGCATCAGTGCTGACGAGGGGGCTTCCCGCGTCCCCGGGTGCTGCTGTTGGTTACCCAGCGTTTACAGCAGAGGAAGCTGTCGAGCGGGCACGCAAGGGCGAATCGGTCATTCTCGTTCGCCCGGAGACAAGCCCGGAAGATGTTGACGGCATGAACTCTGCGAAGGGGATTTTGACGAGCACCGGTGGCATGACATCGCACGCTGCGGTTGTTGCTCGTGGCTGGGGCAAGTGCTGTGTTGCCGGCGCATCTGCGCTGCACATCGACGCGAAGAAGGGTACCTTCGAGGTTGGCGGGAAGAAGTTCACCCGCAAGGACATCATCTCAATCGATGGATCAACGGGTGAAGTAATCTCAGGGGAACTGAAGCGTGTTGAGCCGGAGTTGTCAGGTGATTTTACCAAGCTGATGCGCTGGGCTGACAAGTATCGCAAGATTGGCGTGCGCACCAATGCAGACACTCCGGCCGATGCGAAACGCGCTCGCGCGTTTGGTGCAGAGGGCATCGGGCTGTGCCGCACAGAGCACATGTTCTTCGAAGGGCCGCGCATTCGCGCGATGCGTCAAATGATTCTTGCGGATACTCGTGCTGCGCGTGTTGATGCGCTCGAGAAACTGTTGCCCATGCAGCGTGAGGACTTTGTCGAGATCTTCACCGCGATGAAGGGGTTGCCCGTGACGGTGCGTCTGCTCGATCCGCCGCTCCACGAGTTTCTTCCGCACGAAGCAGATGCGCAGAAAGAACTCGCTGGTCTGCTCCGCATGCCTGTTGCTGCGGTGAAGCAGCGCGTCGAGCAACTCCACGAGATGAACCCGATGCTGGGACATCGTGGGTGCCGACTCAGCATCAGTTATCCTGAGATTCTTGAGATGCAGGTGCGAGCTATCGCGGAAGCGTGTATCGAGTGCGCCAACGGCAAGGTCAAGGCGATGCCCGAAATCATGCACCCCCTCGTTGGCACGAAGCAGGAACTGACCATTCTCCGTCGCGAGACCGAGCGCGTGATTGAGGAGGTTCGCAAGGAGTTTGAGTACAGCGGACGCCTGAATATCAAGATCGGAACAATGATCGAGATCCCGCGTGCGGCATTGACCGCGAACGAAATCGCAGACGTCGCCGACTTCTTCTCGTTCGGTACCAACGACCTCACACAGCTGACGTTCGGTTACAGTCGTGACGATTCCGGATCGTTCCTCCCGTCATACCTTGCACAGGACATTCTCCCGCAGGATCCATTCCAGAGTCTCGATATCTCTGGCGTTGGTCAGCTTGTTGAGATGGGTCTCACGAAGGGACGCGCGGTGAAGAACGAACTGAAGGTCGGGATCTGCGGTGAGCACGGCGGTGATCCGGCGAGTGTGAAGTTCTGCCATCGTCTCGGCATGGACTATGTCTCGTGCTCACCATTCCGTGTGCCGATCGCTCGTCTTGCAGCAGCGCAGGCGGCGCTTGAAGATGAGAAGGATTGA
- a CDS encoding (2Fe-2S)-binding protein, which produces MPTVTINGQKCEFEPGQMILQVANANGVDIPQYCYHDGLTIVASCRICLGEVWAPNPRNDNKLEPMMGGKLLPTCQTPASDGMVVHTDSPKAVANQKGVMEYLLINHPLDCPVCDQAGECTLQDFSYEYGRGVSRFEETKVKQPKKDLGPHVYLYSDRCILCTRCVRFTQEVSGTNEIMVQGRGNDSQIDVFPGVALDNELSANVIDLCPVGALLDKDFLFTQRVWFLKKTATIDGVTASGDNIWAEHNQGKMYRFRPRENASVNRWWITDEVRYSWKFVHSDTRLTTPMHRQFGVLEETSYIRAVQDAVEGLRKAAEKSGKLTLVVSPMLSCEDAYSLVQAARAIHENVEYAVGPVPVHGEDKVFPKGTSKDDPKAFIAYAEKAPNARGVKRVLEGLGCTVTDFNAAVRNATSLILTGNYPSRWDTDELRNALKDTFVVLIDTLHSPLVDDADIVLPGAVWLEKAGTFENARGMVQAFEAAIPSPGSANSEGQIGNDLLAVAEGKALNTPSGSTVHIVDEGPGQVPNALRTRLPHGNIFNAANTRAAMAALNGPLGVFGDAVSSPQAPEAVESDMQVVAL; this is translated from the coding sequence ATGCCGACAGTCACCATCAACGGTCAGAAATGCGAGTTCGAGCCAGGCCAGATGATCCTGCAGGTGGCAAACGCCAACGGCGTTGATATCCCGCAGTATTGCTACCACGACGGGCTCACAATCGTCGCCTCGTGCCGCATTTGTCTCGGTGAGGTCTGGGCTCCCAACCCACGGAACGACAACAAGCTCGAACCCATGATGGGCGGCAAACTCCTGCCGACGTGCCAGACTCCGGCATCCGACGGCATGGTGGTCCATACAGATTCTCCCAAGGCTGTCGCCAACCAGAAGGGCGTGATGGAGTATCTGCTGATCAACCATCCGCTCGACTGTCCTGTGTGCGATCAGGCTGGCGAGTGCACATTGCAGGACTTCTCCTACGAGTATGGGCGCGGCGTGAGTCGGTTCGAGGAGACAAAGGTCAAGCAGCCCAAGAAGGATCTCGGCCCGCACGTCTATCTCTACTCAGACCGCTGCATCCTGTGCACGAGATGTGTGCGCTTCACACAGGAGGTCTCCGGCACGAACGAGATCATGGTGCAGGGGCGCGGGAACGACTCGCAGATCGACGTGTTCCCGGGTGTTGCACTCGACAACGAGCTCTCGGCGAACGTCATCGACCTCTGCCCCGTGGGCGCACTCCTTGACAAGGACTTCCTGTTCACGCAGCGCGTGTGGTTCCTGAAGAAGACCGCGACCATCGACGGCGTCACCGCGTCTGGTGACAACATCTGGGCGGAGCACAACCAGGGCAAGATGTACCGGTTCCGCCCGCGCGAGAACGCCAGTGTGAATCGCTGGTGGATCACGGACGAGGTCCGGTACTCGTGGAAGTTCGTGCATTCTGACACACGCCTGACCACACCGATGCACCGCCAGTTCGGTGTGCTTGAAGAAACCAGCTACATCCGCGCTGTGCAGGACGCGGTCGAAGGTCTGCGCAAAGCTGCCGAGAAATCCGGCAAACTCACTCTCGTCGTCAGCCCAATGCTGTCGTGCGAAGACGCGTACTCGCTTGTGCAAGCAGCACGCGCTATCCACGAGAATGTCGAGTACGCTGTCGGCCCCGTGCCCGTCCACGGCGAGGACAAGGTCTTCCCCAAGGGGACATCAAAGGACGATCCCAAAGCATTTATCGCGTACGCAGAAAAAGCCCCGAACGCGCGCGGCGTAAAACGAGTCCTCGAAGGACTCGGCTGCACCGTCACTGACTTCAACGCTGCTGTCCGAAACGCAACAAGTCTCATCCTCACCGGCAACTACCCAAGCAGATGGGACACGGACGAACTACGCAACGCGCTCAAGGACACATTTGTCGTGCTGATCGACACGCTGCACTCGCCGCTTGTTGATGATGCGGACATCGTGCTCCCGGGTGCAGTCTGGCTGGAAAAGGCCGGCACATTTGAGAACGCTCGCGGCATGGTGCAGGCGTTCGAGGCTGCGATTCCCTCGCCCGGCAGCGCAAACAGCGAGGGCCAGATCGGCAACGATCTCCTCGCAGTCGCAGAAGGGAAAGCACTCAACACACCTTCAGGGTCAACAGTCCATATCGTCGACGAAGGGCCGGGACAGGTGCCAAATGCGCTGCGCACGCGCCTGCCTCACGGAAACATCTTCAACGCGGCAAACACTCGCGCTGCTATGGCAGCACTGAATGGTCCGCTCGGTGTATTCGGTGATGCTGTCAGCTCGCCACAAGCACCAGAGGCTGTAGAATCAGACATGCAGGTCGTTGCGCTCTGA
- a CDS encoding DinB family protein, which translates to MTQTRYTTRSPWFERTFDFRIPACDGPEVVERLRGTPLRVEDAVKKLSESLLVAQPDDTWSIKQNVGHLSDLESLWHTRTGQLLSGAKILEAADVENTKTKHADHNTVSMQDLCAQFRDLRHGWVATLDSLTAEDFARTSLHPRLNQPMRLVDLCEFVAVHDDYHLARIREIMRG; encoded by the coding sequence ATGACACAGACGCGATACACAACACGCTCGCCATGGTTCGAGAGAACATTCGACTTTCGCATCCCAGCGTGCGATGGGCCAGAGGTTGTCGAGCGTTTGCGAGGCACTCCGTTGCGTGTTGAGGATGCAGTGAAAAAGCTTTCTGAGAGCTTGCTTGTCGCGCAGCCCGATGACACGTGGTCTATCAAGCAGAACGTCGGGCATCTGAGTGATCTCGAATCTCTTTGGCACACACGCACAGGCCAACTTCTCTCCGGGGCGAAAATCCTCGAAGCGGCGGATGTCGAGAACACCAAAACAAAGCACGCAGATCACAACACGGTGTCAATGCAGGATCTCTGTGCACAGTTCCGTGATTTGCGCCATGGATGGGTTGCAACACTCGACTCGCTGACAGCGGAAGACTTCGCGCGAACGTCACTCCACCCGCGCCTCAACCAGCCGATGCGGCTCGTGGATCTCTGTGAGTTTGTGGCTGTGCATGATGATTACCATCTCGCCCGGATACGAGAAATCATGCGGGGGTAA
- a CDS encoding protoheme IX farnesyltransferase, translated as MSQQSTMHFSSAVASASQTHQHTSAQLTPSVLFGALVESTKPGITRMVTITAGVGFLIAVLSVLLGSSDPSGRWSVVGSMVLPLVGCLLGTALAASGANALNQWLERDRDALMERTRTRPIPSGRASASQVLMLGLLLCNAGCGVLAATCGVVPAVIAAVTILTYLSVYTLLKPVTPWSTLIGAFPGALPPMIGFSAGLIAVHTELGTTPIPMWATLLNPLGLSLFAVLFVWQMPHFHAIGVMYAEDYARGGHRILAVVDPTGKLAARSMVFWSLALIGASVVPTILRPDLASFAYLPLAVVAGAMFVRACLTFAKTLDVKDARRAFLVSVMYLPVLLLVLTIEAAARFLLS; from the coding sequence GTGAGCCAGCAATCCACGATGCATTTTTCGTCGGCTGTAGCGTCTGCAAGTCAGACCCATCAGCACACGAGCGCGCAGCTTACGCCATCGGTGTTGTTTGGTGCTCTGGTGGAATCCACAAAGCCCGGTATCACCCGCATGGTGACAATCACCGCAGGCGTGGGGTTCCTCATTGCCGTGTTGAGTGTGTTGCTCGGGTCTTCGGATCCTTCAGGCCGATGGTCAGTTGTCGGATCAATGGTGCTGCCGCTGGTGGGGTGCCTGCTCGGCACAGCCTTGGCGGCTTCCGGAGCGAATGCCCTGAACCAGTGGCTTGAGCGCGATCGCGACGCACTCATGGAGCGTACAAGGACACGACCGATTCCATCGGGCAGAGCCAGTGCGAGCCAAGTCCTGATGCTTGGGCTTCTGCTGTGCAATGCTGGATGTGGTGTGCTCGCTGCAACATGTGGCGTTGTCCCTGCAGTCATTGCAGCTGTTACCATTCTCACGTATCTGTCTGTCTATACATTGCTCAAGCCAGTGACACCCTGGTCGACGCTCATTGGTGCATTCCCTGGCGCGCTCCCGCCGATGATCGGGTTCAGTGCGGGGTTGATTGCAGTCCATACTGAACTTGGCACGACGCCAATACCCATGTGGGCAACGCTTCTTAATCCGCTCGGGTTAAGTCTGTTTGCGGTCCTGTTTGTCTGGCAGATGCCGCACTTCCATGCGATCGGTGTGATGTACGCCGAGGACTACGCGCGTGGCGGGCACAGGATTCTTGCTGTGGTCGATCCGACCGGCAAACTCGCTGCACGTTCGATGGTGTTCTGGTCGCTGGCGCTTATCGGCGCGAGTGTTGTGCCGACGATCCTTCGGCCTGATCTTGCGTCATTTGCGTATCTGCCACTGGCTGTTGTTGCTGGAGCAATGTTCGTTCGTGCATGCCTGACCTTCGCAAAGACGCTTGATGTGAAGGATGCTCGCCGGGCGTTTCTTGTCTCGGTCATGTACCTGCCGGTGTTGCTGCTGGTGCTGACGATCGAAGCAGCAGCTCGGTTTCTTCTGTCCTGA
- a CDS encoding ABC transporter ATP-binding protein, with the protein MTATASDTTHAIHCEHVRVEYAPQRIARRQRAKHDGRTRSEPVVAVRDVSLSIQPGERVCMLGPNGSGKSSLMRVLAGLSQQTNGSAAVFGFDPHDPQAAIRRGVAFQSVSLDDLLTVRENLMLFAASAGLGRDESRVQIEQLASRMVFADRLDQRVGTLSGGYARRVDLARAMLGNPSLLLLDEPTSGLDPTSRRMFFDAVDAAGTDADRPAVLLSTHLLDEAAWADRLIFMHNGTIASDSTLAKLHETYGNRVLRLTSQADGFDARVDAYLTEHGLSQHARLSSPRRMIVPVKSEGSETSHVNTLASMGIDVALGQMTLADVYEIVTGDALTGDAS; encoded by the coding sequence ATGACTGCGACAGCATCTGACACCACGCATGCGATCCATTGCGAGCATGTGCGTGTTGAGTATGCGCCGCAGAGGATTGCCCGTCGTCAGCGAGCAAAGCATGATGGGCGCACACGCAGCGAGCCTGTTGTTGCAGTTCGCGACGTGTCACTGTCAATCCAGCCGGGCGAGCGGGTGTGTATGCTCGGGCCGAACGGATCGGGCAAGTCATCGTTGATGCGTGTGTTAGCAGGGCTTTCGCAGCAGACCAATGGCAGCGCAGCTGTGTTTGGTTTCGATCCACATGATCCGCAGGCTGCGATACGGCGGGGCGTTGCGTTCCAGTCGGTGAGTCTCGATGATCTGCTGACTGTGCGCGAGAATCTGATGCTGTTCGCAGCAAGTGCCGGTCTTGGTAGGGACGAATCGCGGGTGCAGATCGAGCAACTCGCGAGCCGCATGGTGTTTGCTGACAGGCTCGACCAGCGCGTGGGCACACTCTCCGGCGGGTATGCGCGCAGGGTTGATCTTGCCCGCGCTATGCTGGGAAACCCGTCGTTACTGCTGCTTGATGAGCCCACGAGCGGGCTTGATCCCACATCGCGAAGAATGTTCTTTGACGCAGTTGATGCGGCTGGAACAGATGCGGATCGACCTGCTGTGCTGCTGAGCACACACCTGCTCGACGAGGCAGCATGGGCCGACCGACTGATCTTCATGCACAACGGCACGATCGCGAGCGATTCGACACTCGCCAAGTTACACGAAACATACGGTAATCGTGTGCTGCGACTGACATCACAAGCGGATGGATTCGATGCTCGCGTCGATGCGTATCTCACGGAGCACGGACTCTCGCAGCATGCGAGACTGTCTTCGCCGCGTCGAATGATCGTGCCGGTGAAATCAGAAGGCAGCGAAACCTCGCACGTCAATACGCTCGCATCGATGGGGATCGATGTCGCACTTGGGCAGATGACTCTGGCGGATGTGTACGAGATCGTGACAGGCGATGCACTCACGGGAGATGCGTCGTGA
- a CDS encoding ABC transporter permease, which produces MTTNAGMQAMMQIALREWKRLLRQPSRVVASVATPVMLWVFLAGGLSGAMRTGESQDGNYALYLLPGVIAMTLMFSSIFAAISLIEDRNEGVLRVLLCAPVPTWAIVAGKIVGCSSIALAQALLVIPAAWVMGAHPGTSDILVSIGVMVLLSAGLTGLCLALAWRVNSSSGFHGVMNAILMPMWFLSSAVFPLTTSSTWLKVAMYANPMTWPTVALRHSLVGWNMPVSAGVVWIATIVFGIAGAVFGWVVLSVGRRRGSAT; this is translated from the coding sequence GTGACAACAAACGCCGGTATGCAGGCGATGATGCAGATCGCGCTGCGCGAATGGAAGCGTCTGCTGCGCCAGCCGTCGCGTGTAGTTGCGTCTGTCGCAACACCGGTGATGCTGTGGGTGTTTCTTGCTGGTGGGTTGTCAGGTGCTATGCGGACAGGCGAATCGCAGGACGGGAACTACGCGCTCTATCTGCTCCCGGGCGTGATCGCGATGACACTGATGTTCAGCTCGATCTTCGCAGCGATCTCGCTTATCGAAGACCGCAACGAGGGCGTGCTTCGCGTGCTGCTGTGCGCACCCGTACCGACGTGGGCGATCGTTGCTGGGAAGATTGTTGGGTGCAGTTCGATCGCACTTGCGCAGGCACTGCTCGTGATTCCCGCTGCGTGGGTGATGGGAGCGCATCCCGGTACTTCAGATATTCTGGTCAGTATTGGTGTGATGGTGCTGCTTTCTGCCGGGCTCACCGGATTGTGCCTCGCGCTCGCGTGGCGGGTGAACTCATCGTCCGGTTTTCATGGCGTGATGAACGCGATCCTCATGCCGATGTGGTTTCTGAGCAGCGCGGTGTTCCCGCTCACGACATCATCGACGTGGCTGAAGGTTGCGATGTACGCGAATCCCATGACGTGGCCGACGGTTGCGTTGCGCCATTCGCTGGTCGGATGGAATATGCCGGTGTCAGCGGGTGTTGTCTGGATCGCTACGATAGTGTTTGGGATTGCTGGTGCTGTGTTCGGCTGGGTCGTTCTTTCTGTCGGACGCAGACGTGGCAGTGCTACGTGA
- a CDS encoding SCO family protein encodes MQRVLIGAILFFASIAIAGGLFVLTRKDTPKQSNVPYVGGVQVDDNELPKYVDAIRPDQGWKGKVIPDFSLDDQNGDEVTASVFDGHVTISTFFFTSCPLVCPAISGRVYEMTERLKDTDAQFVSFSVDPVHDTVQAAREYADKWGVSDDRWKFLTGDGETVTSMLTDTIGFQLATEPDNPIERVDGTTMDNIVHPTHLFLIGPDRQILGIYVYQSDDQMHDLELRVRSLLRGDN; translated from the coding sequence ATGCAACGTGTGCTGATTGGTGCGATCCTGTTCTTTGCTTCAATCGCGATCGCGGGCGGGTTGTTTGTTCTGACACGGAAGGACACGCCGAAGCAGAGCAATGTGCCATATGTCGGTGGCGTGCAGGTTGATGACAATGAACTTCCAAAGTACGTCGATGCGATCAGACCCGACCAGGGCTGGAAGGGTAAGGTAATTCCTGACTTCTCACTCGATGATCAGAACGGGGACGAGGTGACTGCATCAGTTTTCGATGGCCACGTGACAATCAGCACGTTTTTCTTTACGAGTTGCCCGTTGGTGTGCCCCGCGATCTCGGGACGTGTGTACGAGATGACCGAGCGACTGAAGGACACCGATGCACAGTTTGTTTCGTTCAGCGTCGATCCTGTGCACGATACTGTGCAAGCAGCGCGCGAGTACGCGGACAAGTGGGGGGTGAGCGACGACCGCTGGAAGTTCCTCACGGGTGATGGCGAGACCGTCACATCAATGCTGACAGACACGATCGGATTTCAGCTTGCAACAGAACCGGACAATCCGATCGAACGTGTCGACGGCACAACCATGGACAACATTGTGCATCCCACACATCTGTTCCTGATCGGCCCCGATCGCCAGATTCTCGGCATCTATGTCTACCAGTCTGATGACCAGATGCACGATCTCGAACTGCGTGTGCGCTCGCTGTTGCGTGGCGACAACTGA